From Anopheles arabiensis isolate DONGOLA chromosome 3, AaraD3, whole genome shotgun sequence, a single genomic window includes:
- the LOC120904311 gene encoding uncharacterized protein LOC120904311 — translation MSGERSANSPMLILDISGAGSGAAPSNNSPYTMKKPSSNNVSPAKLKEEQYDEADKQHQQQLQQSPLGVRYHAAAHQQHLQVRNLPDLHPIHPATGGQHREPHDQDGHQNPDFGVLMSQPTSTNAPAGDVPTSHPVYFYPTSAPTETTVNSRVAFPMLQSYGVQNVLEQPQTQPALDTLPSILATYSTSCESAKKRRMLDADYDYEFDQSSLSPDGYQPEKRTRYDTNYGGWAYAPGTPVPQEYSHSNGPIAYGGSELLMSRANGTHGGQALNGLDADESSSNGSCNVTGCHCETIQMKPMMYVSETAATYESSGVVYYHPAGHHHQHQEQIQTIVPTHAPIDTTPTHSPIGADSSLSVCSGSPLKLDESSCSVGKYGQDRAQPTTVAMLEPTAGEQAISPTSTSGADPQTVGSVGGTSRKPRAGRIRKRSVKESVSYQEVQSQRVIANVRERQRTQSLNEAFASLRKIIPTLPSDKLSKIQTLRLASRYIDFLYRVLSNNEMPAMREEHKNMAVSGGNLQFSGSGILAHEKLSYLFSVWRMEGDWSNGSAGGDGVEMGESGDGGGKE, via the exons ATGTCCGGTGAACGTTCGGCCAACTCTCCAATGCTTATACTGGACATTAGTGGAGCCGGTTCCGGTGCTGCACCTTCCAACAATTCACCCTACACGATGAAGAAACCGTCCTCCAACAACGTTTCTCCAGCAAAGCTGAAAGAGGAACAGTACGATGAGGCAGacaaacagcaccagcagcagctgcaacagAGCCCATTGGGTGTAAGATATCATGCCGCAGCTCATCAGCAACATCTTCAAGTTCGCAATCTGCCCGATCTGCATCCAATCCATCCGGCCACTGGTGGACAGCATCGAGAGCCTCATGATCAGGACGGCCATCAGAACCCAGATTTTGGTGTGCTAATGTCCCAACCGACATCCACAAACGCACCAGCGGGAGATGTCCCTACCTCGCACCCGGTTTACTTTTACCCAACCTCAGCGCCAACGGAGACAACGGTCAACTCGCGCGTTGCCTTTCCAATGCTCCAGAGCTACGGCGTCCAGAACGTGCTGGAGCAACCGCAAACACAGCCAGCGCTTGACACGTTGCCCTCCATCCTGGCGACTTACTCTACCTCCTGCGAGAGCGCTAAGAAGCGCCGAATGCTCGATGCGGACTATGACTACGAGTTTGATCAGAGTTCGCTCAGCCCGGATGGTTATCAGCCGGAAAAGCGGACGCGCTACGACACAAACTACGGTGGATGGGCGTACGCTCCAGGGACGCCTGTGCCGCAGGAGTACAGCCACTCGAACGGCCCAATCGCTTACGGTGGTAGTGAGCTGCTAATGTCCCGTGCTAATGGAACGCACGGCGGACAAGCCTTGAACGGGCTGGATGCGGATGAATCTTCCTCCAATGGGTCGTGCAATGTGACCGGATGCCACTGTGAGACGATCCAGATGAAGCCGATGATGTACGTATCGGAAACGGCTGCTACTTATGAGTCATCGGGTGTCGTTTACTACCATCCAGCTGGTCATCACCATCAACATCAGGAGCAGATACAAACGATCGTACCTACTCATGCCCCAATCGATACGACACCAACCCACAGCCCGATCGGTGCCGACAGTTCCCTGTCCGTGTGTTCCGGCTCTCCCCTAAAGCTGGACGAATCGAGCTGTTCGGTGGGAAAGTACGGGCAGGATCGAGCACAACCAACGACCGTCGCCATGCTCGAGCCTACGGCTGGTGAGCAAGCAATCTCCCCTACCAGTACGAGCGGTGCAGACCCACAGACCGTCGGTTCCGTTGGTGGAACCAGCCGCAAACCACGCGCCGGCCGTATCCGGAAGCGAAGCGTAAAGGAATCGGTCAGCTATCAGGAGGTCCAGAGCCAGCGGGTGATTGCGAACGTGCGCGAACGGCAGCGGACGCAAAGCTTGAACGAAGCGTTTGCTTCGCTGCGCAAAATCATTCCAACGCTGCCGAGCGACAAGCTGAGCAAGATACAGACGCTCCGGCTAGCTTCCAG GTATATTGACTTCCTGTACCGGGTACTGTCCAACAACGAGATGCCGGCGATGCGCGAGGAGCACAAAAATATGGCCGTTTCCGGTGGCAATCTGCAGTTCAGTGGCAGTGGCATACTGGCCCACGAGAAGCTTAGCTATCTGTTCAGCGTTTGGCGAATGGAGGGCGATTGGAGCAACGGATCGGCCGGTGGCGATGGTGTGGAGATGGGCGagagtggtgatggtggtggcaagGAATGA
- the LOC120899551 gene encoding fas apoptotic inhibitory molecule 1, whose amino-acid sequence MLNNADILSNIPPLGGKEGAAGPHREVVARWRVPMYGKVYEIEFEHGTASGKRVLWIDKQEVFRRDWMFKLVGEDMFKLEDKRCIIRVDPMPGFRYSYSLFVDGKSYEQFTESQAKALKTWEAKLGDNFYRIVLEKNTLNIYVNGKLIEENGEFVDGGTDTTFLEDGNTFVLSARTSGNKREGIVHRLTVNGAEVFDAGGATTAL is encoded by the exons ATGCTAAACAATGCCGACATCCTGTCGAACATTCCACCGCTCGGTGGTAAGGAGGGGGCGGCCGGCCCGCACCGCGAGGTGGTGGCCCGGTGGCGCGTCCCAATGTACGGCAAGGTGTACGAGATCGAGTTCGAGCACGGTACGGCCAGCGGCAAGCGGGTGCTGTGGATCGACAAGCAGGAAGTGTTCCGGCGCGACTGGATGTTCAAGCTGGTCGGCGAGGACATGTTCAAGCTGGAGGACAAGCGGTGCATCATACGGGTCGACCCGATGCCGGGCTTCCGGTACAGCTACTCCCTGTTCGTGGACGGCAAATCGTACGAGCAGTTCACGGAGAGCCAAGCGAAGGCGCTCAAAACGTGGGAAGCGAAGCTGGGCGATAACTTCTACCGGATTGTGCTTG aaaaaaatacactcaacATCTACGTGAACGGGAAGCTTATCGAAGAGAAT GGAGAATTCGTTGACGGCGGAACTGACACAACGTTCCTGGAGGATGGCAACACGTTCGTGCTGAGTGCGCGAACCAGCGGCAACAAGCGGGAAGGCATCGTTCACCGACTGACAGTGAATGGTGCCGAAGTGTTCGATGCTGGTGGGGCGACTACGGCACTGTAA